ACCAGCTCAACGACCAGCCCGAGACGGGGATCTCGATCCCCCACTCGGGGCTGAGCACCTCCGAGTACTACCGTCGGCTCTGGCGGATCGTCGACACCCGGTACGACGTCGCCCTGATTATCTTGGACGAGGTCGACAAGATCGAGGACGACGACATCCTGATGCAGCTCTCGCGGGCGGTCGAATCCGGCAAGCTCACCGAGAGCACAGTCGGCGTCATCGGGATCTCGAACAAGGTTCGGTACAAGGACTCGCTGGACGAGCGGATCAAATCGAGCCTCTGTGAACGAGAGTACGTGTTCTCACCGTACGATGCGGCTCAGATCCGCGAGATCCTGCGTTCGCGATCCGACGCCTTCCACGACGACGTCCTCGAGGACGGCGTCGTTCCTCGCGTCGCCGCCCTGGCCGCGCGCGAACACGGCGACGCCCGGAAGGCGATCGACATCCTCCGGTTTGCCGGCGAGATCGCCGAGGAAGACGACATCGAGACGGTCACCGAGGCCTGCGTCGACCACGCACACGAACGCGAGGAGACCAGCCGGCTGGCCGAACTCATCTCGAAGAGTCCGAGTCACGCGAAGCTCGTCCTCGAGGCGATGGCGCTTTTGACCCAACAGAAGGAGGGCGAGGACGCCCCGGTGACGACCAACGAGGCCTACGACCTCTACAAACGGCTGTGCGATCGGGACCGCTCGGACCACCTGAAGCTCCGTCGGGTGCGGGACATCCTCTCGGAGCTCGAGTTCCTCTCGATCATCGAACAGGAGCGCAAGTGGGCGGGAAAAGGGAAGGGAAACTACATGGAAAACCGGCTGATCGACGATCCGGAGGTCATCATCGCGGCCTGTAACGAGTCCGACTAGCCGCGACGGCCGGAAGCCAATCGTTCGAAGACCTCAGAGCGGAGGGTTTTCGGCTCTCGGGTCCCTACGCTGAGGGATAGATCGTTCGCCTCCCACCGAATAGGAACCGTCTCCACCCGGTATTTGCGGGGGTTTCTTACGGGCGAATATGAGGCAACGACCTCCGGTGACCGAAACGGATCTCTCACGTCGGAAGGTGCTCCTGGCGATCGGTGCCACGGGACTTTCGGCGTTCGCGGGCTGCTCGGCGGACGGATCGCCGTCGGAGACTGAACCCGTCCCTTCAGAGCCGACCGTCGCGGCCCACTCGTCGCCCGATCTCGAGAAGTGGGTCGACGAGGTGCCACGTCCGGGCGTCGTAGAGCCCGACGGCACGAAGGAGGGACAGCCCTACTACGAGATCGAAATGCGCGAGGTCGAACAGCGGCTCCACAGCGATCTGCCGCCGACGACCGTCTGGGGGTACGACGGACAGTTCCCGGGGCCGACGATCGAAGCCGAACAGGGCGAGCCGATCTACGTGCGCTGGCAGAACCAGCTCCCCGACGACCATCTCCTTCCTGTAGACACGACGATCCATGGCGAGATGATCCCGTACGACATCCCCGGCGTCCGGACCGTGACTCACCTCCACGGCGGCAATATCGAAACTGAGAGCGACGGCAAGGCCAGGGGCTGGTTCACCCGCGAGTTCGAGGAGACCGGTCCCGCGTTCGAGAAGAAAGACTACTACTACGCGAACGACCAGCCGCCGGCGACCCTGTGGTACCACGACCACGCGGTCGGTATCACGCGGTTGAACGTCTACGCGGGTCTCGCCGGCTTCTACCTGCTGCGAAACGACCACGAGCGCGAGCTCGAGTTGCCCGACGGCGAGTACGAGATCCCGCTCGTCATCCAGGATCGGAGCCTCAACGAGGACGGCTCGCTGTTCTACCCGTCGGCCGTCTCCGAGGACCGTGGCGGCGACGACTCACACCCCGAGCCGAGCATCGTGCCGGAGTTTTACGGGGACGTGCCGGTGGTCAACGGGACGGCCTGGCCCCGCCTCTCGGTCGAACCCGAGCAGTATCGGCTTCGGCTACTCAACGGCTCCAACAGTCGGTACTACGACCTCGCGCTGCGCGAGTACGACGAGGAGTCAGGCGAGGTCGGAGACGACGGCCCGCAGTTCGTCCAGATCGGGAACGACGGGGGACTCCTCTCGGAACCCGTCCCGGTCGAGGGGCGCCTCGAGATCGGGTCGGGACAGCGCGCCGACGTCCTCGTCGACTTCTCGGCGTACGCCGGGGAGACGTTACTCCTCCACAACGCGGCGCCGTCGCTGTATCGGGGCACGCGCGAAGAGAGCGAGGAGACCAAGCCGCTCCCGGAGCTCGTGCTCGTCGACGTGGCCGACTCCGACGGCGTCGAGGACGTCGGGGAGCTCCCGGACGAGCTGACCGAGGTTCCAGAGATCCCCGTCGAGGCGGCGGACCGACACCGTCACCTCACGCTCGCCGGGGACACCGACGAGTACGGACGCATGATCCACCTCCTCGGCAGCGAAAAACAGCCGTCGGGACACAACCTGGACGATCCCGTGACCGAGGAGCCCGAGCTCGGCGACACGGAGATCTGGAGCATCGCCAACCATACCTCGATGTCCCACCCGATCCACCTCCATCTCGTCCACTTCCAGCTGCTCGGCCGACAGCCGCTGGCCGACTACGACACCTCCGAGGACGGCGTCGATCCGGCGACGCTCGAGGATCCTCAGCCGTACGAGCTGGGCTGGAACGACGTGATCTCGGTCGATCCCGCCGAGGTGATCCACATCATCGTCCACTTCGGGGAGTACGAGGGGGTGTTCAACGATCAGACGGGCGAGTACATGTGGCACTGCCACATGATCGAGCACGAGGACTACGACATGATGCGTCCGTTCAGAGTGGTCCCGAACGTGGAGGACGAGTCCGGCGACGGGTAGCGGTTCCTCGAACGCCGCGAGCCGCTTCCGGTTCTCAGAGCAGTTCGCGAACGTCGGAGTACCACATGTCGTGGTAGTCGACGTGCCCGACCCGGCGGGCGATCGCCACCGCCAGCGCGTGCCAGCAGAGCTCGGTCGGGTCCTCGTCGTCGAGGTTGTACTCGCTGTCCTTGCAGGTACAGCCGCCGTCCTCGACGATGTACTCGTCGCCGTAGCCGACGACGATCGTGAAATCCCGGTAGGACTTGACGCGGTGTTCGCCGACGGCTTCGATAGCGCGAACCCCCCGATCGCCGTGACACTGCGTGATCTGCTCGACCAGCTCCGGCGTCAGTTCGCCTGCCTCCTCGAGTCGGGCCTGCCAGCGCTCGACGGGGTTCGCTTCCGACACGTCCGGAACTGAGTGTCGGACTGTAAAATCGGTTCGGTTGTCGGTCGACGCGGATGTGACCTTCCCCGGGAACGCGACGCCCGTTCTCGTTGTGGATCCCGAGAGGGTCAACCGACGCTGACTGTGACAGCTACGCCGACTCGTCGCCCATCGTCGGGTGGATCTCCTCCCAGTCGCTGGGCCGAACGGGTCCGTCGAGCAGCGGATCGTCGGTCTCGAGCATCCACTCGATGAGATCGTCCCGCAGTCGCTCTCGGACCCCCTCGTAGTCGGGGTCGTCGGCGAGGTTCTCCCGCTCGTCGGGGTCGGTTTCGAGGTCGTAGAGTTCGACGTAGGGACGTTGCTCGCAGTAGTACTCCTCGCGAACCTCGCTGCCCGCGGCGCTCTCGTAGATGTCCCGCGTCAGGTAGATCCCGGGAAGGTGCCAGAAGTTCCGGACGTACTTGTACCGATCCGTCCGAACGGCCCGGATCGGATTGTACCGGTCGTGCCAGGTCATCCCCGCGAAGACGCGCTCACGGGGATCGTACTCGCCGTCGCCTCCGGCCGACTCGTCGACGAGACGGCCACGGAGGCTTCGCCCGACGACGCCGTCGGGCACCTCGACGCCGGCAAACTCGAGCAGCGTCGGGAAGACGTCGACGTTGCTGGCGAGGTCGTCGACGACGCCGGCGTCGACGACACCGGGGTATCGCAACAGGAGCGCAGCGCCGATCCCCGCGTCGTAACAACAGCCCTTCGCCCGCGGGAACGCCAGTCCGTGCTCGGTCGTGAAGACGACGAGGGTGTCCTCGGCGAGGCCGGCGTCCTCGAGCGCGTCGAGGACGGTGCCGACGCCGTCGTCGAGTGCCCGGACCATTCCCTGGAGTTCGGCGATGTCGCTGCGGATCCCCGGACGGTCCGGGAGGAACGGCAGCGGGTCGACGTCGTCGGGGTCGGGCGTCTCGTAGCGATCGGGATCGAAGCCGAACCCGTCCTCGTCCTCGACGCGGTGACACTCGAAGAAGCCGACCGAGGCGAAGAAGGGATCCTCGTGCTCGTCCGCCGCAACCACCGACGCGAACTCCTCGCCGACCTCGCGGGCGCGGGCAGTTTCGTGGACCGACGGCGGGGTGTTTACCCGGAGCGGCTCCTCGACGTGTTCGTGATCGTAGCCGAGCCGATCCGGATACTCGGTGACGTGCTGGAGACCAAAGCGGTGGGTCTCGTAGCCCGCCTCGCCGAGCAGCTGTGGCAGCAGCCGCTCATCGGGACCGAGCTCCCAGTCTCCGTGAGCCAGCCCGAGCATCCCGTTCTGGTGGGGGTGACGGCCGGTGACCAGACTCGACCGACTCGGCGAACACTGCGGAGCCGTCACGAAGTGGCGGTCGAACCGAACTCCCTCGTCGGCGAGACCGTCGAGCCGGGGTGTTTCGACGTCGGCTCCGTAACAGCCGAGGTACCGCCCCAGATCGTGGCAGTGGATCAAAACGATGTTTGGCGGCTCCATTGCTCCGGCGTACGGAACCCCGGCGAGTAAGCGTTGGGCCGGCTACAGCCTGATCGGTCGTCGACAGAGACGGTCACCCGACGCGATTCGAGTCCCTGAATTCCCTGCATTAGCCGGGCCTGGCGCCTTCCCGGCGAGCGCCGGAAGATAGATAACCATGCGAGATTCCAACGAGGGTGACAGGGAGTCACATACGAGTGTCCGGAACGTCGTTCTCGTCGTCTTCGACACCGCTCGAGCGAAAAGCGTCGGGCCGGAAACGACGCCGGCGCTGTCCTCGCTCGCCGCGGAGGGGACGACTTTCGAGAACGCGTTCGCGACGGCACCGTGGACGCTTCCCTCCCACGCCTCGATGTTCACCGGTCGCTACCCGTCCGAGCACGGCGCTCACGGCGGACACACCTACCTCGAGGAGGATCAGCGGACGCTCGCGGAAGCCTTCGCCGACGCCGGCTACGACACCGTCGGCGTCTCGAACAACACCTGGATCACCGAGGAGTTCGGCTTCGACCGCGGGTTCGACGAGCTCCGGAAGGGATGGCAGTACATCCAGTCCGACGCCGACATGGGCGCGGTCGTCCGCGGCGAGGACGTCCGCGAGAAACTTCAGGCGACTCGTGATCGGCTCTTCGAGGGGAACCCGCTGGTCAACGCGGCGAACATCCTCTACAGCGAGGTGTTCCAGCCCGCCGGCGACGACGGCGCGGCCCGATCGGTCGACTGGATCGGCGACTGGCTCGGCGACCGCGACGACGACGATCCGTTCTTCCTGTTCTGTAACCTCATCGAGCCCCACGTCGAGTACGATCCGCCCCGCGAGTACGCCGAGCAGTTCCTCCCCGAGGACGCGAGCTACGAGGAGGCGACCGCGATCCGGCAGGACCCCCGGGCCTACGACTGCGAGGACTACGAGCTCACCGAGCGGGAGTTCTCGCTGCTGCGGGGGCTCTACCGTGCCGAGCTCGCCTACACCGACGATCAGCTCGCGCGCCTCCGCGAGGCCCTCGAGGCGGCCGGCGAGTGGGAGGAGACCCTCTTCGTCGTCTGCGGCGATCACGGCGAGCAGGTCGGCGAGCACGGCTTCTTCGGCCACCAGTACAACCTCTACGACCACCTGATCAACGTCCCGCTCGTCTTCCACGGCGGCCCCTTCACGGGCGGCGGCCATCGACGGGAGCTGGTCCAGCTGCTCGACCTTCCCGCGACGCTGCTCGACTCCCTCGGAATCGACGACCCCGAGCTGCTCGAGCAGGGTCACGGGCGGTCGCTCCACCCCGCGACCCACGAGCGACGGGACGCGATCTTCGCCGAGTACGCCGCCCCCCAGCCCTCGATCGATCGGCTCGAGGCCCGCTTCGACGAGGTTCCCGACCGGGTACGGGCGTTCGATCGCCGGCTGCGGACGATTCGGACCCACGAGGAGAAGTACGTCCGCGGCGACGACGGCTTCGAACGGTACCACGTCCTCGAGGGCGACCCCAACGAGGAGACCGACCTCGCGGACGACGACCCCGATCGGGTCCGGGAGCTCCGGGAGCGCCTCGAGGAGCAGTTCGACTCGCTCGAGGACGCCGGCGCGAGCGGCGAGGTCGAGATGCAGGCCGGGACCAAGGATCGACTGGCGGATCTGGGGTATCTCTAGTAGTCCAAAATATTCCCGTAATCGCGGCAGAGTTCCCGTTCGCCTCGATTTTTCTCCCCCGTTAACTGCTCGACCTGTACGTGACGATCGACCGATCCAGACCAACAGTAATCGACATACAAACTGTGGGGTGTCGATGTCTCCGTCCCACGTCTGCGATCCGACCGGTTCCGCCACCGACTACTGTTATACCCCTCCGTCGTCTTACCGGGACACGTGTCCGATACCCGCGTGGAGTCCGACGGCTGTCGGCTCTGTGGCGCCGACGTCGGCAGCGAGGAGCGGTTCTGCTCGAGCGGTTGCCGGGCGATCCACGAGGACCTCGACGCCGCGTTCGATGATAGCGGGAGCGCCGCCGAGGGGTCGGCGATCGTCGACGAGGACGCGGGCCCGAGCGATGGCCTCGGCCCGGACGACGCTGCCGCGAGCGACGGCCTCGACTCCGACGACGCGGCCCGCGCGTTTTTCCGGATCGACGGGATGTACTCCGCGCTCTGTGAAACCTACCTCGAGCGGGTCGCCGAGCGACGGGCGGGTGTCAGCGAGGCGACGGCGAGCTACGTCACCGAAACGGTCCGGGTCGACTACGACCCTGCCCGAACCTCGGCCGACGAACTCCGGGTCACCCTGACCACGACCGGGTACACCGCCTACCGCCGCGATGGGGTCGACACAGGTGCCGACGCCGAGGAACTAGCGAACGGCCAGACGGGCGCTACCCAGCGCTCCCGCGAGATAACGGGGCTGCGCAAGCGCCGAACCGAGGACGTCCTCGAGATGCGCTACGTCGTCGGCGTCGTCTTCGGCTCCTTTCTGCTGGTACCGTACGTCGCGATCCTCTACCCCGTCTACCTCGCCGACTTCGTCGACTGGGGGTTCCTGGCTCCCTACGAGGGGGCGTTCGCGACGCTCGACGGACTGATGCTGCTCCCGCTGTTTCTCACCGTCACTGGCGCCGTTCTCTACCTGAGCGGGATGCCGCTCCTGCGTGGGGCCTACGTCAGCCTGAAGCTCCGCCGGCCGAACACGCAGCTGCTCGCCGCGGTTACCGTCGTCGCCGCGTTCGTCTACGGGACGGTCGCGCTCACGCTCGGGCACAACGACGTCTACTACGATCTGACGATCCTCGTCGCGGCGACGGTGATGGCGGCCGTGTTCTACGAGGCGACGGTCAAGCGGCGGGCCCTGGATCGACTCACCGAACTCACGGTCTCGGAGGTCGGCGAGGCGCGCCTGCTCGGGGCCGACGGCTCGACCCGAACGGTCCCCACGGAGTCCCTGGCAGCCGACGACCGCCTGCTCGTCCGGGAAGGTGAGCGGATCCCGGTCGACGGGCGGCTCGCGGAGGGACAGTGTACGGTCGACGAGGCGATCGTCACCGGGGAGTCGCTCCCGGTCTCGAAGCGGGCAGGCGAGGACGTCGTCGGCGGGTCGCTGGTCATCTCGGGTGCGGCCGTCGTCGATCCCGCCGACCGAACCGAGAGCAGCCTCGAACGGCTCACCGAGACGGTCTGGAACCTCCAGAGCGCGACCCACGGGGTCGGCCGCCGCGCGGATCGGCTCGCGGCCCGACTGACCCCCGCCGTCGCCGCGGCCGTCCTCGGGGTCGGCGCGGTCGCGATCGTCCTTGGCTGGTCCGCGATCGATACCGCCCTGGCCGTCCTCGCGGCCGCGATCGTCGCGAGCCCGTGGGCGCTCGGCCTCGCGGCGCCCGTCTCCGTCGCGACGAGCATCCGCGAGGCCCACGATCGCGGGATCGTCGTCTTCGACGAGACGGTGTTCGAACGGCTCCGCGAGCTCGATGTCGTTGTCTTCGACAAGACGGGAACGCTGACGACGGGGAAGATGCGCGTCCTCGAGGCCGACGCGGCCCCCGAACTGCTCCGGGCCGCGGGCGCGCTCGAGGATCGGGCGGCCCACCCCGCCGCGACGGCGATCCGCGACGCGTTCGCTCGCGGCGAGGGGCCCGAGGACGGGGCGGTCGGCGACGGCAGTGGCGAGCCGCCGACGGTCCGGGAGTTCGAAACCCACGAAACCGGCGTCGAGGGGGTTGTCGACGGTCGCCGAGTGGTGGTCGGCCACCCGGAGCTCTTCCGGGAGCGGGGCTGGGCCCTCACAGACGAGCTCGCGTCGCGGGCCGCCACTGCCAGGGAGCGAGGACGGCTTCCCGTCCTCGTCGGCGAGGACGGGCATGCGAGCGGGATCGTCGTCGTCGGCGACGAGCCCCGAACCGGGTGGCTCGAGAGCCTCGAGCGACTGCGAACGGCCGGCGTCGAGGTCGTCGTTCTGACGGGCGACGACGCGGCTGCAAGCGCGTTCCTCGAGCACCGGGCCGACCTCGAGGTCTTCGCCGACGTCCCGCCGGCGGGCAAGACCGCGGCCGTCGAGCGGCTGGCGGCCGACCGACGGGTGGCGATGGTCGGCGACGGGACAAACGACGCGCCCGCGCTGGCTGCGGCGGATCTGGGAATCTCGCTGGGCGGGGGTACCGCGCTCGCGGCTGACGCCGCCGACCTCGCGATCCTCGGAGACGACCTGGCGGGCGTCGAGCGGGCGATCTCGCTGGCCCGGGCTGCCGGCGACCGTGTGACCCAGAACCTCGCGCTGGCGCTTGCGTACAACGTCGTCGTGATCCCCGTCGCGCTGGCCGGGCTGTTGAGCCCGCTGGTGACGGCGGGGGCGCTCATCCTTACCGCGGCGCTGATCGTCGCCAACGCCTCGCGACCGCTGCTCGGGGAGCGCTGACCGCGGCCGACACGACCGCCGCGCTCGAGAGTCGTTCTCGTCGCGGACGACGAGGCGGCAACCCCTCCCGGCAAGGCTAACCTACTCGGGGGATCGCCCGCATCCCGGTGACGAATGGGGATCGCCGATCGCCCCGGCGCGTACGGGGTCGTCGCTGTCGCGACGCTCGCCTACACCTGCCTGATGTTCGTCTGGTTCTCGCTGCCGGCGTACCTCTCGACGATCATCGCGGAACTGGACCTCTCGAGCACCCAGGCCGGCGTCGTCGCGGGCGCGGTGCCGCTGACCTACATCCCGATCGCGCTGTTCTCGGGGCTCGCGGTGGATCGGATCGGGCCCGGACGGAGCCTCGCGGTCGGCGTCGTGCTCTACGGCGTCGCGCAGGTCGGCCGGAGCTTCGCCGACGGGTTCCCGTCGCTGCTGGCGCTGACCCTGCTGCTGGGGGTCGGCGCGACCGCGGTTACGTTCGGTCTGCCGAAGCTCGTCTCGACGCTGTTTCCGCCGAGCCGGACGGGGCTTCCGTCCTCGATCTACCTCGTCGGTGCCTCGGCGGGGACCGCGCTCGTCTTCGGCGTCGGCCGCCCGGTCCTCGGCCCGTGGCTCGGCGGCTGGCGTCCCCTCTTTCTCTGGAGCGGGCTCGTCGCGATCGGCTACGGGATCGGCTGGTACGTCCTGGCCAGGCGCCTCGGAATCGACGAGCGTGCCGCGGCCAAAGACGCGGACGAGACCGACCGTGACGAGGACGCGGCCCCGATCGCGTCGATCCGACGGGACCTCCGGCTGATCCTCACCCACCGGGAGCTCCAGCTCGTGGTCGTCGTCGGCACGATGTACCTGCTGGCGAGCCACGGGATTCAGGGTTGGCTCCCGACGATCCTCGAGTCCCGCGGCGTCTCGCCCGGGATCGCGGGTCAGACGACAAGCCTCTTCGTCGGTGCCTACGCCGTCGGGATCTTCGCCGTCCCAGCGCTGGCCGACCGCTACGAGGCGCGGCCGACGGCGCTGATCGGCTGCGGCGCGGTGTTCTGTGCCGGCACGGTCGGCGTCGTCCTCGCAGACGGGCTCGGGCCGGCGCTCCTGGCGAGCATCGTCGTCGCCGGGCTCGGCGTCGGCGGGCTCTCGCCGCTCGTCCGAGCGATCCCACCCGCGCTCGAGGGGATTGGCGCGCGCCTGACCGGGACCGCCGTCGGCTTCATCTTCGCGGTCGGCGAGATCGGCGGCTTCCTCGGGCCCGTCCTGATCGGGACGAGCCACGACCTGACCGGCTCGTACGTCCTCGGGCTCGGGCTGATCGCGACGGCGGGAGTCGTCGTGGTGACCGCGGGCGCGACGTTGCGTCGGCTCGCCGACTGAGAGGCGTATGCAGGAGATCGCCTGAAGAGGCTCCGGTCCCTAAGATGGGTATGGCCAGTGTCCGTATCGGCTCCGCGTTTGGCATTCCGATCAAGCTCGGCGCCTCGTTTCTGCTCGTCGTCCCGCTGTTGGCCTACATCATCGGCGTTCAGATAGAGCTCACCGTCGAGTTGCTCAACGACGCGTTCGCCGCGGGGATCGACCCCGAGCCGCTGGCCGACGGCGCGACCCCGTGGCTGCTGGGGCTGGCGGCCGCGCTGGGGCTGTTCGCCAGCGTCTTCTTCCACGAACTGGGCCACGCGTTGGCCGCCCGCCGCTACGACCTCGAGACCCAGTCGATCACGCTGTGGTTCCTCGGCGGACTCGCACAGTTCGCCGAGATGCCGGAGGACTGGCACAAGGAGTTCGTCATCGCGATCGCGGGCCCGATCGTCAGCGTCGCGGTCGGGGTCGTCTGTTATATCGGCTTCGTCCTGCTGCCAGCCGAGTTCCCGGCGGTGCTGTTCGTGCTCGGCTACCTGGCGATACTCAACGTCGTGTTGGCGTTCTTCAACATGCTTCCCGGATTCCCGATGGACGGCGGTCGGGTGCTCCGGGCGCTGCTCTCGCGGAACCGCTCCCGGCTGGAAGCGACCCAGACCGCCGCTGCAGTCGGAAAGGGGTTTGCGCTCCTGCTCGGGTTCTTCGGAATTCTTACGTTCAGCATCTTCGCGATCGCGATCGCCTTCTTCATCTACATCGCCGCCTCGAGCGAAACCCAGCAGATCTTCGTCGAGACCGCATTCGAGGGGATAACCGTCACGGAGCTGATGACTCCCGCAGTGCGGCTCGATACGGTCTCGCCGGAGCTCCCACTCGATCGGCTCCTCGAGCGGATGATGCGCGAGCGCCACACCGGCTACCCCGTTCTCGACGAGGGAGAGCTCGTCGGCATCGTCACCCTTGAGGACCTCCAGGAACGAGCCGACGCTGATGACACCGTCGTCGCGGACGTGATGTCCACCGAGCTCGCCACCGTTGGACCCAACGACGAGGCGACGAGCGCACTCCGGACGATCCAGCAGGAGAATATCGGTCGTCTCCTCGTCGTCGACGACGACGGCTCGCTTGCGGGGCTGCTCTCGCGGACGGATCTGATGAAAGCCCTGGAGATCGCACAGCAGAGTCGGTCGATCCCGGCCGAACCACAGTCGCTCGAACGGTAGGCGCTCACTGTGGTGATGGCCTCGGCTCCGTCGGTTACAGAGGAAGCAGCGCAATGCCACGGCCTCAATGTTCGGCTGCCGGGCGTAGATCTTTGAGCCGGGTGCTCGTGGTACGAGCGAGCGCGATACACGGTGAGCACCATGGACAGTCACAATCCAGCGACCGGCGAGCGACTCGAAACGTACGACGACCACGACGAGGGCGACATCGAGGACATCCTCGCGAGCGCGGACGACGCGTTCGAATCGTGGGCCGAAACTCCGATCACCGAGCGCCAGCAGCTGCTCGAGCGGGCCGGCGAACTCCTCCGGGAGCGCGAGGACGAGTACGCCGAACTGATCAGCGAGGAGATGGGGAAACCGATCGCCGAGTCCCGCGCGGAACTCGAGAAATGCGCGTGGGTCTGTGATTTCTACGCCGAGCGGGCCGACGAGTTCCTCGCCGACGAGGCGCTTGGCAGCGAACCCCACTCGCGGACGTTCGTCTCCTACGAACCGCTGGGGGCCGTCCTCGCGGTGATGCCCTGGAACTTCCCGTTCTGGCAGGTGTTTCGGTTCGCCGCGCCCCACCTGACCGCGGGCAACGTCGGCCTGCTCAAACACGCCTCGAACGTCCCCGGCTGCGCGCTGGCGATCGAGGAGATCTTCCGCGACGCCGGCTATCCGGAGGGCGTGTTCTCGACGCTTTTGGCCGGCTCTGACGCGATCGAGGACGTGATCGCCGACGACCGTCTCGACGCGGTGACCCTCACCGGCAGCGAGGGCGCCGGCCGCGCCGTCGCCGAGCAGGCGGGAAGCGAGCTGAAGAAACACGTCCTCGAGCTCGGGGGAAGCGACCCGTTCGTCGTCTGTGCGGACGCCGATCTCGAGGCGGCAGCCGAGACTGCAGCGACCGCCCGAACGATCAACTCCGGGCAGTCCTGTATCGCGGCCAAGCGATTCATCGTCGTCGACGAGGTCTACGACGACTTTCTCGACCGGTTCGTTTCGGAGATGGAGAGCCTCGAGGTCGGCGATCCGCTGGCGTCGGACACCGACGTCGGCCCCCAGGCCCGCGAGGACCTCATGACGGATCTCCACGAGCAGGTCGAGGAAAGCGTTGCAGCGGGCGCGACCCTCGAGTGTGGCGGCGAACCCCTCGATCGGGAGGGGTACTACTACCCGCCGACGGTGCTCTCGGAGCCCCCGCGGGATAGCCCCGCGGCCGACGAGGAGGTGTTCGGCCCGGCCGCGGCCGTCTTCCGGGTCGAAGACGATGACGAGGCGATCGAGCTCGCCAACGATACCCGCTACGGGCTCGGGGGGTCGGTCTGGACCGAGGACCTCGATCGCGGGGAGCGACTCGCCCGTGAGATCGAGGCCGGCTGCGTGTTCGTCAACGAGCTTGTCAAGTCCGACCCGCGCCTGCCGTTCGGCGGCGTAAAGGCGTCAGGACACGGCCGCGAGCTCGCCGAGGCGGGGATCCACGAGTTCGTCAACCGCAAGACCGTCTGGGTCCAGTCGGCCGGTGCTGACGACGACGTTCCCGACACCGAGTAGCGCCGGCCCTCCCGCGAAGGGACGTCGCGAGCGAGGAAATCGACGCCTCCCGCCCCGAGAGCTGGGACGAGATCGATCAGACCTCCCCCATCGGACGAGCTCTCGCTGCTCGAGATCCGACTCGAGGCGTAGCCGACCGAGCTCGATTGCGGTCGCGAGCGACGGTCCCGTCGTCGAACTTCCGGCCCGGATACAGTGTTTCTCCTGCAAACCCTAGCCATTACTACATCGAAACGCATGAGAAATTATGGCGATCGAGGCCGCTTTCGACGTGTCGGGGGAGCGGATTCCGCTGGCGTGTGTGTTCGAGGAACTCCCGAACGCGACGGTCGAACTCGATCGGATCGTCCCGACGAACGGGGAGCCGATCCCCTCCTTCTGGCTGTGCGATCCGAACGTCGACTCGTTCGACCCGAACGCGGTCTCGCACCCGGCGCTCCGGACGATCGACGTCGTCGAAACCATCGGCGAGGAGGCGCTGGTCCAAGTCGAGTGGGATCCCGACCGGGAAACCCTCCTGACGATCCTGCTGGAGTCTGCGATCGTGCTGGTCTCTGCGGTCGGAACGCGACGCCGCTGGTCGTTCGAGATCCGCGGTGACGACCACGAGGAAGTCGCCGCCTTCCAGTCGGCCTGTCTCGAGGCGTCGATCCCGATCGAGCTCACGCGGCTCCGCCCGCTCTCGCCGCCGTGGGCCGACGAGGACGACGTCCTCACGCCCGCCCAGCGCGAGGCGCTGCTTTTGGCCTACGAGCGTGGCTACTTCGACTCGCCGCGACGG
This genomic window from Natronococcus occultus SP4 contains:
- a CDS encoding CBS domain-containing protein, translated to MASVRIGSAFGIPIKLGASFLLVVPLLAYIIGVQIELTVELLNDAFAAGIDPEPLADGATPWLLGLAAALGLFASVFFHELGHALAARRYDLETQSITLWFLGGLAQFAEMPEDWHKEFVIAIAGPIVSVAVGVVCYIGFVLLPAEFPAVLFVLGYLAILNVVLAFFNMLPGFPMDGGRVLRALLSRNRSRLEATQTAAAVGKGFALLLGFFGILTFSIFAIAIAFFIYIAASSETQQIFVETAFEGITVTELMTPAVRLDTVSPELPLDRLLERMMRERHTGYPVLDEGELVGIVTLEDLQERADADDTVVADVMSTELATVGPNDEATSALRTIQQENIGRLLVVDDDGSLAGLLSRTDLMKALEIAQQSRSIPAEPQSLER
- a CDS encoding NAD-dependent succinate-semialdehyde dehydrogenase, with the protein product MDSHNPATGERLETYDDHDEGDIEDILASADDAFESWAETPITERQQLLERAGELLREREDEYAELISEEMGKPIAESRAELEKCAWVCDFYAERADEFLADEALGSEPHSRTFVSYEPLGAVLAVMPWNFPFWQVFRFAAPHLTAGNVGLLKHASNVPGCALAIEEIFRDAGYPEGVFSTLLAGSDAIEDVIADDRLDAVTLTGSEGAGRAVAEQAGSELKKHVLELGGSDPFVVCADADLEAAAETAATARTINSGQSCIAAKRFIVVDEVYDDFLDRFVSEMESLEVGDPLASDTDVGPQAREDLMTDLHEQVEESVAAGATLECGGEPLDREGYYYPPTVLSEPPRDSPAADEEVFGPAAAVFRVEDDDEAIELANDTRYGLGGSVWTEDLDRGERLAREIEAGCVFVNELVKSDPRLPFGGVKASGHGRELAEAGIHEFVNRKTVWVQSAGADDDVPDTE
- a CDS encoding helix-turn-helix domain-containing protein, producing MAIEAAFDVSGERIPLACVFEELPNATVELDRIVPTNGEPIPSFWLCDPNVDSFDPNAVSHPALRTIDVVETIGEEALVQVEWDPDRETLLTILLESAIVLVSAVGTRRRWSFEIRGDDHEEVAAFQSACLEASIPIELTRLRPLSPPWADEDDVLTPAQREALLLAYERGYFDSPRRASQAELAAELDITRQSLSSRLQRGLRRLVGSTMLE